The genomic stretch CATATCGTTCCTTTAGAATATCAAGGGGTGATTTATCGCTTTGACGGTTATTGCTGGTATTTTGATTTAATGCCTTGACCACGATCCATATCACAATCACGAGAATTAAGATACCGATGATCCAGCCGAAGCCCATTCCCCAGCCATGTCCAAAGAATTGGTACATCATGATAACCTCCTTCTTATTCTTTTATTTATTAACTCTTTGTTAGCTTTAATGTTGCTTGTTATTATGAAAAAGTCCAACCATAAACTTTTTTGCTTGCTTTAGTCCAATTCTTTCTCTCTTTTTGCTTTTCCTTCCATTACTGTATCTCAATCATTCCTCCTTGTCCTCCGTGCTTCTGTGGTTCATTTTTTCCTTCTTGCTATTCTTTCCCCTTGCATACAATTCCATCAACAGAGGTTCTCGTATCACGACAGGATCATCATATTTCGTCTATACGAGAGGAGCAGCTTACGCCCCTGGATCAGTTCAAGTCCGATAATGCCCTCTATTTTCAACGAAACTATTGCCATATTGAGCAAAAGGGGGAAAACACCAAAGCGCAGGGTTCGTAAATTCTCATTCAGGATTACTTTCACCAGATAGGTCTTGGTCTCGAACTCTCCGAAGAAGGGATAAAAATCCTGGAAATCTCCCGCTTCGGGATAATCGAGGTTATGGTCCTGAGTAAAATATGAGATCTGTGCTCCCGTGTCAAAAAACATGCGGTAATTTTTCCCTTTTATTCCAACGTCGATACAGGGGATACCTGACACCAACTCTGTCTTGAGTATCAGACCATTGGCTGAGATATGATCTTCGGAAAAGGTCATTTGACCTGCAGCAAGGTCGAGCAGTACATCATGTTCCCGGATCACATTGTTACCCAATAAACCGTCAGTATGATGCCCGATCAGATCGGTTAGTTCTTCCGGGAACTTTTTGGAATCCTTTTCTGACAGAGGGTACAATCTCTCTCCGATCATCAGGTCGTGTTTACTGAAACTTACCGGACTGCCGGTATCGATAAGCCAGCTCTTATTCCCAACCGTGATATACAAATGCCCTTTTTTGATCTCCAACGGATACTGATACATAATAACCCCTTTATTTTTTATCTGCTTCCTGCAGTATCTCCCAAGCTCGTTCAATGATCATTTCCGAGCAGCTGTCTGCGAACAGAGCATCGCAGGATTCCATTAACTCTTTGTTCCCCTGCCAGAGCCCGAAATTGTTACGGATCCATGCTCCTGCACCATGATGAAACATGATCAGATCATCTCGCTTGGTTTCCCGCAGCATTTTCTTATCCTAATCTTTCATCAACTCAAGGAGCCGATTAGCTGCCTCTTCCAATGTCTTTGGCCACTCTGTTTCCTTTTTCGACATAGCCCCTACTAAAAAATATTGTTATTATATGTTCTCATAAAAGAATTAACCTGATTATTCTCCTAGAACTACTATTTGTTTTCTAACAAAAATTCGAGATAATTTTTAGGATTGATGATCTGAAACGTAGCTTTTGGATATGCTTTAGTAAAAGCCAAAGGTGTTCTGACAGCTTTTTGGGGGTTCCATTTTATCTCAAATCCTCTTAAGAAGCTGTTTTTTATCTCCAGGAGATCAATTTCCTGCTGACTGGTCGTTCGCCAGAAGTAATGATCGAAATTAGCTCGTTTGTTCAGCAACTGCTTCCTTCTTTCAGTAATGATGTAGTTCTCCCATAAGGCACCGGTATCGGTTCTCATATCGGGAGGATTGAAATTATTTATCAAGGCATTACGTATCCCATTATCCCAGAAATATACCTTCACACCCCGTTTCAGTTCATTTCTCAGATTTTTACTGTAAGAACCTAAACGATAGATTATAAAACTCTGTTCCAGGAGATGAATATATCTTTCCACAGTCTTTCTGTCTAAGCCAACATTATTTCCCAATTCGGTATAGGAAACTTCATTCCCGAGCTGGAGAGCTAAAGCTATGAGGAGTTTTTTTAACAGATCAGGACGCTTAATATCCTGAAATACAAGAATATCCTTAAAAAGATAGGACCCGGCAATTTCCTTGATGATCTCTACCGGCATACTCTTTTCCAGATAAACCTCAGGATAATTACCAAAAATCAGTCTATGCCTCAAGCCGGCTATTACGGCATCAATACCTTCATACTCATACAATTCTTCAGTCGATAGAGGGTGTAAAATAAACTCAAATTTTCTACCGGTAAGAGGTTCATTAATGAAATTTGAAAGATCAAGAGAAGATGAACCGGTAGCAATTATCTGGATTTCAGGAAGAGTATCAATAATGGCTTTGAGTTTTATGCCGATATCACTAACCCTCTGAGCTTCATCTATCAAGAGGTATGAGAAACGACTAAAACTTAGCTTGATATCCTGTTGATTTCGGAAATTAAATCCCTCCTGTCCATCGATCAAATCGCAGTTAATGAACTGGACATTATTCAGGTTGCTGGAAATTTCCTTTAGGATAGTGGTTTTCCCTGTACGCCTTGCCCCGTAGATAATTATTGCTCGCTTTTTTTGCATGAAACCGTACAGATTACTTAAAATAGTTCTCTTTATCATAATCATAGCACACCTCAAAGTCAAGATTGATAAACTCGAAGAAAAAGTCAATAAATATTGTATTTCGGGGAATTAACTCCCCGA from Candidatus Cloacimonadota bacterium encodes the following:
- a CDS encoding SHOCT domain-containing protein, which gives rise to MYQFFGHGWGMGFGWIIGILILVIVIWIVVKALNQNTSNNRQSDKSPLDILKERYARGEIDKQEFDQRKKDLME
- a CDS encoding ATP-binding protein, with product MQKKRAIIIYGARRTGKTTILKEISSNLNNVQFINCDLIDGQEGFNFRNQQDIKLSFSRFSYLLIDEAQRVSDIGIKLKAIIDTLPEIQIIATGSSSLDLSNFINEPLTGRKFEFILHPLSTEELYEYEGIDAVIAGLRHRLIFGNYPEVYLEKSMPVEIIKEIAGSYLFKDILVFQDIKRPDLLKKLLIALALQLGNEVSYTELGNNVGLDRKTVERYIHLLEQSFIIYRLGSYSKNLRNELKRGVKVYFWDNGIRNALINNFNPPDMRTDTGALWENYIITERRKQLLNKRANFDHYFWRTTSQQEIDLLEIKNSFLRGFEIKWNPQKAVRTPLAFTKAYPKATFQIINPKNYLEFLLENK